In the genome of Kiloniellales bacterium, the window GCAGGGCGACTTCGCCCGCTTCTGGTTCGGCCCGCGCGCCGCGCCCCCCGAGCCCCCCAGCAAGCCGCCAACCGGCAAGCCGCCGCCCAAGGCCCGCAAGCCCGCGTCCAAGCCGGCCGAGGCCGGCCGCCCGCTGGGGATCGTCGAGGCGCACCGCCGGGCGCTGCGCGAGAAGCGCGTCCTGAAGCCGCAGCCCTAGGGGCCAAGGCTCGGCTGGAGGCAGGGGAGGCTCCCCATGGAGGTCGGGATGACAGGGACGGTCGTGCGAAGCGACGAGCCCTTGACGGTCGGTGTCGGGATCGACGATGCGAAGGAGGTCCCCGAAGAGGAGTCTGTCTTCCGCCGGCTCCTGGGCGAGGCCGGCTGGGCGCGCCTCCATCCCGAGGTGCGCCGGCGCTTCGGCGTCGAGGCCGAGGCGACCCACCACTACGCGGGCTTCATGTCCGAGGTTCGGCTGTCGCGCCTGGGCTGGCTGGTCGCCCAGGTCTGCCGCCTGATCGGCACGCCACTGGCGCCCTGGCGCGGCCGCGACGTGCCTGTCCTGGCCCGGGTCTACCGCGACACCCGCCGCGACGGCACCGTTTGGGAGCGCTTCTACTGCTATCCGGCCCGGCCGCCGGTCCGGGTCGCCTCGACCAAGGTCTGCGACCAAGCGGCGGGCCTGATGGAGGTCGTGGCCGGCGGGCTGGGCATGTACCTCCGGCTATTCGAGCGCGAAGGCGCGCTGATCTTCGAAAGCCGCGGCTACTTTTGGGAGGTCTTCGGCCGGCGCCTGCCGCTGCCGGGCCTGCTGACCCCGGGCCGGACCCGGGTCAGCCACGCCGAGGCCGGCGGCGGCAGCTTCCGCTTCACCCTGGAGATGCGCCACCCGGTCTTCGGCGAGACGGTCTTCCAGACCGGCCTGTTTCGCGAGATGGGCCCGGCGAACTGAGCGAGGCGCGACATGGAACTGGTGCTCTACCTCTTTCTCGTCCAGGCGCCGCTCGGAGCCTTCGACATCGTCTACCACCATGAGATCACCGAGCGCCTGACCTGGCGCCGGGCCGCGGTGGCGGAGTTGCGCCTGCACGCGGCGCGCAACCTTTTCTACGTCGTGATCTTCTTCTCTCTGGCCTGGATCGAGTGGCGCGGGATCTACGCCTGGCTCTTCGCGGCGGTGCTGGTCGCGGAGATCGGCATCACCCTCTGGGACTTCCTCGTGGAGGACCGGACCCGCGACCTGCCGGGCAGCGAGCGGGTTCTCCACAGCGTCCTGGCCATCGCCTACGGCGCGATCCTGGCGGTTCTGCTGCCGGTGGTCTGGGGCTGGGCCGCGCTGCCCAGCGGCGTCGCCTGGGTCGACCGGGGCTGGCTATCCTGGGTCATGACGCTCTACAGCGGCGGGGTGCTGTTCTGGGGCCTCCGGGACCACCTGCGCGCCCGCGCCCTGGCCCGGCGCAGCCCGGCGGCCCGGCCCAATGCGGCTCGGGACCTGCCGGCGCGGCGCTCGGTCCTGATCACCGGCGGCACCGGCTTCATCGGCCGGCGGCTCTCAGCCGACCTCATCGCCGCCGGCCACCGGGTCACCGTGGTCACCCGCGACAAGCGCAAGCTGCGCGACGTCGAGGGCCCCGTCGCGGCGGTCGACCGCCTGGACCAGCTCGACCCGGAGCTCTGCTTCGACGCCGTGGTCAACCTGGCCGGCGAGCCGGTCGCCAACGGCCGCTGGACGCCCAAGAAGAAGCGCGAGATCCTGCGCAGCCGCCTGGAGACGACCCGCGACGTCGTCGCCTTCATCGCCCGGGCCAAGACCCGGCCGCCGGTCCTGATCTCGGCCTCGGCGCTCGGCTACTACGGCTTCGGTGCCGATGCGGCCTTCGACGAGGACACGGAGCCGCGGCCCTCCTTCGGCAACGAGGTCTGCGAGGCCTGGGAGGCCGCGGCGCTGGAGGCCGAGAAGCTCGGCGTCCGGGTCTGTTGCCTGCGCATCGGCCTGGTCCTGTCCGCCGAGGGCGGGGCGCTCGGGCAGATGCTGCTGCCCTTCGAGCTGGGCCTGGGCGGACCGATCGGGCGCGGCCGGCAGTGGATGTCCTGGATCCACATGGACGACATGCTCGGCCTGATCCTGCGCGCCCTGGCCGACGAGCGCTTCGCCGGCCCGATCAATGCCACCGCCCCGCAGCCGCTGCGCAACCGCGACTTCGCCCGCGCTTTGGGCCGGGTCCTGCGCCGCCCCGCCGTCCTGCCCCTGCCCGCGCGCGCCCTGCGCTTCGCCCTGGGCGAGATGGCCGAAGAGCTGCTGCTCGGCGGCCAGCGCATCCTGCCCAAGCGCGCCGAGGAGCTCGGCTACCGCTTCCGCCACCCGGAGCTCGAAGGCGCGTTGAAGGACATCCTGCGGTGACAGAGGAAGGAGGTGATGATCTCGGGAGCCACCTCCAAGATCACCGCTCCTGCCGGTCATCGTCCCGCGCAACGGCCTTGGGGAACGGCGTCATGGCCACGACTGGCTTTGTCGTCGCTGCCTTCGTCCCGGGGACGATTCTCGGGTTGGCGTTGGGGGTCGCGGAAGCCATTCGCAAAGGGGCGTTCCAGCCACTCGAGGTGCTCGCGGGGATTTTCCTCGGCCTGGTTTTCGGCCTCGGAGTCACGATACCGACGATCCTGATCGCTGGTCTTCCAGCGCACCTGCTCTACCGATGTCTCGGGTGGTCGGACTGGCCACGGCACGTCTTGGGCGGTGCCGCGATCGGCTGGGCCCTGGCCGTGGTGACGGGCAGCAACCACGGGTGCTTCAAGCGTGGGGTGGCCGGCAAACTGCCCGACTGGCTCGCCTGCCTTTCGCTTGGAGAGCAACTCCTGCTCTCCGGCATAGGCGCGGCCGCGGCGTTGATGTTCTGGTCGGTCGCATATCGGCGCCAGCCCTGGCTTGTCTTCATCGGGCTGCATGCGGCCTTACCGCTCGCC includes:
- a CDS encoding TIGR01777 family oxidoreductase; amino-acid sequence: MELVLYLFLVQAPLGAFDIVYHHEITERLTWRRAAVAELRLHAARNLFYVVIFFSLAWIEWRGIYAWLFAAVLVAEIGITLWDFLVEDRTRDLPGSERVLHSVLAIAYGAILAVLLPVVWGWAALPSGVAWVDRGWLSWVMTLYSGGVLFWGLRDHLRARALARRSPAARPNAARDLPARRSVLITGGTGFIGRRLSADLIAAGHRVTVVTRDKRKLRDVEGPVAAVDRLDQLDPELCFDAVVNLAGEPVANGRWTPKKKREILRSRLETTRDVVAFIARAKTRPPVLISASALGYYGFGADAAFDEDTEPRPSFGNEVCEAWEAAALEAEKLGVRVCCLRIGLVLSAEGGALGQMLLPFELGLGGPIGRGRQWMSWIHMDDMLGLILRALADERFAGPINATAPQPLRNRDFARALGRVLRRPAVLPLPARALRFALGEMAEELLLGGQRILPKRAEELGYRFRHPELEGALKDILR
- a CDS encoding DUF4166 domain-containing protein, which produces MTGTVVRSDEPLTVGVGIDDAKEVPEEESVFRRLLGEAGWARLHPEVRRRFGVEAEATHHYAGFMSEVRLSRLGWLVAQVCRLIGTPLAPWRGRDVPVLARVYRDTRRDGTVWERFYCYPARPPVRVASTKVCDQAAGLMEVVAGGLGMYLRLFEREGALIFESRGYFWEVFGRRLPLPGLLTPGRTRVSHAEAGGGSFRFTLEMRHPVFGETVFQTGLFREMGPAN